From the genome of Ignavibacteriales bacterium, one region includes:
- a CDS encoding nucleoid-associated protein: MEKTDISLMLISKIIVHDVPRHNKVDTSPKIDYSDRESKLTPELKAFFKDKLTEIISKRSFKVIFNLDSSSVVPFIIKELIEANPRKDIVQPSKDLSKYLYDIQTGNNPAGIVVVIEGVIKNKNVFSIMKLERDEGVQLKKNERSHFIDIVAVKNLMLTKKTKLYKASFFFNRTDFDTDFDGFVTDNQIQPTSPQGIASFFIHDYLGCSFYGDTRVNTKKFFELTRDFIITIEDPIKKTKYFEHLISYSSMPKNFIDTNEFIREYIEENDQQNYIDYLNRNNFSQETFAKDIELIENHLQRIMIDFENDVQIISKKGDLGDKVKLSDEGNGITKAEVISKIKRVSS; encoded by the coding sequence ATGGAAAAAACCGATATTTCATTAATGCTTATTTCTAAAATCATTGTACACGATGTCCCAAGACATAACAAAGTTGACACCTCACCTAAAATTGATTATAGTGATCGAGAAAGTAAGTTAACACCAGAATTAAAGGCTTTCTTTAAAGATAAGCTTACCGAGATAATCTCTAAAAGAAGTTTTAAAGTTATTTTTAATTTAGATTCATCTTCTGTTGTTCCTTTCATTATTAAAGAATTAATCGAAGCTAATCCTAGAAAAGACATAGTGCAACCATCTAAGGATTTATCGAAGTACTTATACGATATTCAGACTGGTAATAATCCGGCAGGTATTGTAGTGGTTATTGAGGGGGTTATTAAAAATAAGAACGTTTTCTCTATAATGAAATTAGAAAGAGATGAGGGGGTTCAATTAAAGAAAAATGAAAGATCTCATTTTATAGATATTGTTGCAGTCAAAAATTTGATGCTTACTAAAAAGACAAAACTTTACAAAGCTAGTTTCTTTTTTAATAGGACAGATTTTGATACAGATTTTGATGGATTTGTAACAGATAATCAAATTCAACCAACTTCACCGCAGGGAATAGCAAGTTTTTTTATTCATGATTACTTGGGTTGTAGTTTCTATGGAGATACTAGGGTTAATACAAAAAAATTTTTTGAGCTAACAAGGGATTTTATAATTACTATTGAAGATCCAATAAAGAAGACTAAGTACTTTGAACATTTAATATCTTATAGTAGTATGCCTAAAAATTTTATTGATACCAACGAATTTATAAGAGAATATATAGAAGAAAATGATCAACAAAATTATATAGATTATTTAAACCGAAATAATTTTTCCCAAGAGACTTTTGCCAAAGATATAGAATTAATAGAGAACCACTTACAAAGAATCATGATAGATTTTGAGAACGATGTTCAAATAATTTCAAAGAAGGGCGACCTTGGGGATAAAGTCAAATTAAGTGATGAAGGGAATGGAATAACAAAAGCTGAAGTGATTTCAAAAATTAAAAGAGTTTCTTCATAA